The Streptomyces sp. ALI-76-A nucleotide sequence CCTCGGCGACCGGTTCGACGTCATGCTCCGCGAGCAGCGCTACGCCGCCGAACGTCAGGCGGAACTGGGCCGGTTGCTCGCCTCCGCCACCACCCAGGAGGAGGCCGACGCCCTCCGCCTCGACCTCGCGTGGGCGCGCGACGACCACGAACGCGCGACCCGCCGCTGCGCGGAACTCCGTTCCCGGATGGCCGATCTGGACCGACGCGCCACGGCGGAACAGGGACAGGCGACACGGCGGGGGAGCGCCGGCGAAGCCGCGGTGTTCCGGGCAGGCGGTGGATCCCCGTCGGGCGACGTGCGGTCGGGCACGGGTGAGGGCGGGTCCGACGGTCCCGGGGATCCGGAGCTGAAGGGGCGGGGCCAGCGGGGCTACGAGCCAGGTGTACGCGCGTCGGTGGACGCGCGGTCGGGTGACATGGGGCCGGGCGACACAGGCCCCGGTGGCGTCCGGACGGACGGGCGCGGTGCGAGCGACGCATGGCCGGACGGGCCCGGACATGACGGTGGCGGTGGCGATGGCCGTGCGCAGTCACAGGGGTTCGACCCGTACGGCTCTGCCCCCGCGCGGGGACGCGGGCACGGGTGGGGGGACGAGTACGGGTCCAACGCCGCTCCGCCGGACGGGCAGGGCTCGTATGACGATCCGGCGTTCGACGGGCGAGGGCTCAGGTTCGACGAGCAGGAGTCCGGCGGGCGGGACGGCTCCTACGACGGCGGGTTCCCGAGCATGCCGCGGCAGCGTGCGGAGCAGCCCGGGGCCGAGGTGACCGAATGGCGTGCGGCGGATCGGGGCGCGGCCGGGACGCCGGGCATCGGTGACACCCGTCGGGAGGATCCCGACGCCGCCGCCCCGCAGTGGTCGCACCCCACGGGGACGCCGGATCCGGAGTGGGTGTCCTCCTCCGGCGTCTCTGGCGCGGACTGGTCGCACCCTACGGGGACGCCGGACGCCCGGCGGCAGGCGCCCGCGGATGCGCCCGGTTCGCGGCGGTCGTCACCGGCGGGGACGCCGGATCCGGAGTGGGCGTCTTTGTCCGGGGTCTCGGACGCGCGGCGGTCCTCATCGGCGGGGGCCCCGGATCCGGAGTGGGTGTCCTCCACCGGGGTCTCGGACCCGCAGCAGTCGGCGTTCGCCGGGACGCCGCCCCCGCGGTGGTCCACCTCCGCCGGCGCGCCCGACGGGCAGGAGACGGCCCCCGAGGAGACGGCTCCCAAGGAGCCGGAGCCGAAGCAGCGCAGGCGTCGCCGTGGCAGTGCCCGGTTCGCCGGGATGGTCGAGCAGGAGGCGGCGCCCGTCGTCGTACCGCCGGCCGTCGTGCCGGACCTGCCCGCCGCGCCCGTCCCGACCGGCCGTACCCCGCGCGGGGCGCGGTTCGCCGGGGTGGTGAGGGGAAGGGCGCGGACGGAGCCGCAGGCCGAGCCGCTGGACGCGGTGGACCGGCGGGAGACCACCGAGACGGTGGAGCGGCTCGTGCGGCTGCGCGGCGAGGGCCGCAGCGGCGAGGCGCACGCCCTGCTGGCCGAGATCGCGTACTGGCCCGCCGCCCGCTACCCGTTGCTCGCCGCGGAGATGCAGCGGACCGGCCTCCGCGCCGACTGGGTGACCCTGCTGTGGGAAGCCGCCTCGCTGCCCGCGGACCGCCTCGTCGCCGCCGCCGACGCGCTGGTCGCGGCGGGCCGCGGCCCCGACGCCGAGCAGATCCTGCGGCAGGGCGTGGCCCGGCCCGCCGCCGAGATCGGACGGGCCGTCCTCGCCCTGGCCGCCGAAGGACGCCGCCGCGAGGTCCGCGCACTCCTCGACGCCTATGTCAGCGTCCGCACCCCGGAGGAGGCCGCCCGCAGCGCCGCGCCCGACCCGCCGACCCTGGTACCGCTGCTCGTGGAAGCCGCCCGGGGCGTCTCGGACCAGTGCCACTGGGACCTGGTGCACGCCCTGCGGGTCGCCGGATTCCCCGCCTGAGCGGACCTGACCCGGTCCTGAGCGGATCTCTGGCCCTGGCCCCGAGCGGACCCGGTCCGCCCGCGCCCCGGGCCGGGGGCGGCCTTTGTGCTCCGCTCACCGGCCCAGCGGCTCACCCACAGGAGTGTGAAACGTGATCGACTCCGCGGGTTAACGACGATGGTCTTGGCAAGGCCCTCCAGGAGGCTTACGTTCGTCCCTCTACGACCTGCGTCTACGGGCGTAGAGGCTCTGACGTCCCATCGAAGGAGCAGCTCATGGCCAACGTCGTCCGCGCCGCTCTGGTCCAGGCCACCTGGACCGGCGACACCGAGTCCATGGTGGCGAAACACGAGGAGCACGCCCGCGAGGCGGCCCGCCGGGGGGCCAAGGTCATCGGCTTCCAGGAAGTGTTCAACGCCCCCTACTTCTGTCAGGTCGAGGAGCCGGAGCACTACCGCTGGGCCGAGCCGGTGCCCGACGGGCCGACCACGCGTCGTATGCAGGAACTCGCCCGCGAGACCGGCATGGTGATCGTCGTCCCGGTCTTCGAGGTGGAGCAGGCGGGCTTCTACTACAACACCGCGGCCGTGATCGACGCCGACGGCACCTACCTCGGCAAGTACCGCAAGCACCACATCCCGCAGATCAGGGGCTTCCGCGAGAAGTACTACTTCAAGCCCGGCAACCTCGGCTGGCCCGTCTTCGACACGGTCGTCGGCAAGGTCGGCGTCTACATCTGCTACGACCGGCACTTCCCGGAGGGCTGGCGGCAACTGGGCCTGAACGGAGCCCAGTTGGTGTTCAATCCGTCGGCCACCCACCGCGGTCTGTCGTCCCACCTGTGGCGGCTGGAGCAGCCGGCGGCGGCCGTCGCCAACGAGTACTTCATCGCGGCGATCAACCGGGTCGGCGTCGAGGAGTACGGCGACAACGACTTCTACGGCACGTCGTACTTCGTCGACCCGCGCGGACAGTTCGTGGGGGAGACGGCCAGTGACAAGGACGAGGAACTGGTCGTCCGCGACCTCGACTTCGACCTCATCGAACAGGTACGGCAGCAGTGGGCCTTCTACCGCGACCGCCGGCCCGACGCCTACGACGGGCTGGTGCGGCCGTGACCGACGACCTGCTGGGCCGCCACCGCGGCGTCCTGCCCGACTGGCTCGCCCTCTACTACCAGGACCCGCTGGAGATCACGCACGGCGAGGGCCGGTACGTGTGGGACGCCGAGGGCACCAAGTACCTCGACTTCTTCGGCGGCATCCTGACGACGATGACCGCGCACGCGCTCCCCGAGGTGACGAAGGCGGTGAGCGAGCAGGCCGGGCGGATCCTGCACTCGTCCACCCTCTACCTCAACCGGCCGATGGTCGAACTCGCGGAACGTGTCGCCCACTTGAGCGGTATCCCGGACGCCCGGGTCTTCTTCACCACCTCCGGCACCGAGGCCAACGACACCGCCCTGATGCTGGCGACGACCTACCGCCGCAGCAACACCGTCCTGGCCATGCGCAACAGCTACCACGGCCGCTCCTTCAGCGCGGTCGGCATCACCGGCAACCGCGGCTGGTCCCCGACCTCGCTGTCACCGCTACAGACGCTGTACGTCCACGGCGGCGTGCGCACCCGCGGCCCGTACGCCGCGCTGAGCGACGAGGACTTCGTCGCCGCCTGCGTCGACGACCTGCGGGACCTCCTCGGGCACACCCGTCCGCCCGCCGCGCTGATCGCCGAGCCCGTGCAGGGCGTCGGCGGGTTCACCTCGCCGCCGGACGGTCTCTACGCCGCCTTCCGCGAGGTGCTGCACGAGCGCGGCATCCTGTGGATCGCCGACGAGGTGCAGACCGGCTGGGGCCGCACCGGAGACCACTTCTGGGGCTGGCAGGCCCACGGGCAGAACGGCCCTCCGGACATCGTCACCTTCGCCAAGGGCATCGGCAACGGCATGTCCATCGGCGGGGTGGTCGCCCGCGCCGAGATCATGAACTGCCTGGACGCCAACAGCATCTCGACCTTCGGCGGCACCCAGGTCACCATGGCGGCGGGCAACGCCAACCTCACGTACCTGCTGGAGCACGACCTCCAGGGCAACGCCCGGCGCGTCGGCGGACTGCTCCTGGAACGGCTGCGGGCGGTCGGCGCGCGGATCCCGGGCGTACGGGAGGTGCGGGGCCGTGGGCTGATGCTCGGCATCGAGCTGGTCCGGCCCGGCACCGACCAGGCCGACCCGGAGGCCGCCGCCGCCGTGCTCGAAGCCGCCCGCGCCGGTGGCCTGCTCATCGGCAAGGGCGGCGGGCACGACACCAGCGCCCTGCGCGTGGCACCGCCGCTGTCCCTGACCGTCGCGGAGGCCGAGGAAGGCGCCGCGATCCTCGAACGCGCTCTGCGGAGCATCCAGTAGCACCGTCCCGAGCAAGGGAAACACCGTCATGACCACCGCCTCGGAGACCTGGCAGCCCGCGGAGCCGACCCTGTCGGTCCGGCAGGTCCTCACCCTGGAACGGGTCCTGGCCGGGGAACCCGAGGTGGTGGCCGGAGCGGGCCAGCTCGACCGGCTCGTGCGCTGGGTGCACGTCGCCGAGGCCGCCGACGTCGGCGTGATGCTCAGCGGCGGCGAGATGGTGCTCACCACCGGGGTGCTGCTCGCCGGTGACGAGAGCGCGCAGGCCGAGTACATCCAGTCCCTGCACCGCGCGGAGGCCGCGGCCGTCGTCCTCGGTCTGGGGCGGGCGTTCCCCGCCCCGCCGGACGTGATGCGCCGGGCCGCCGAGCGGTGCGGGCTGCCGATGGTCGTCCTGCACCGGCCCTTCCCCTTCGCGGAGTTGACGGAGGAGGTCCAGGCACGCCTGGTGCGGCGGAAGTTCGCGGCCGTCAGCCTGTCCGAGTCGGTACGGACCGCGCTCACCGGACTCATCACCGCGGGCGCCCCGCTGCAACGCCTGCTCGACGAGGTCGCCCAGCACAGCGCCTGCCCTGTCGTCGTCACCAACCTCGCCCACCGCGTTCTCGCCACGGCGGGGGAGCGGCCCGCCGTGGACGACGTGCTGCGCGACTGGGAACGCATCGCCCGGCAGGCCGGCGGCAGCGAGGGCGACGGCTGGATCCGCGCCGAACTCGCCGGGCGCGGGGAGCGGTGGGGGCAGATCGTGCTGTGCGGGTACCGGGGCGACACCGCCTCCGGGCGGCTGCTGGCCGACCGCGCCGCCGAGTCGCTCGTGCTGCACCGCATGCTGGCCGGCACCTCCGCGCACACCTGGGAGGAGCAGTCCGCGCAGAGCCTGCTGACCGACCTGGTCAGCGGGATCGTGCCGGCCCGGCAGCTGCTGCCCCGGGCCAGGGCGGCCGGTCTGCCGGTCAACCGCCGCACCTTCGTCCCGCTGGTCGTCCGCGACGGCGACCCGGCCGGGCTCGACCGGGTGCTGCGGACGGTGGGGCTGTCCGGCATCGTCGCCGAACTCGCCGACAACGCCACCGCGGTGCTGCTGAGCCTGGCCCGGGACCAGGACGCCCCCGCCCTCACGGCGAACTTCGCGGCCCGGGTGCGCTCCGAGTCCGGCCGGACCGTGATCGCCGCCGCCGACGCGCGCACCGCCTGGGACGACGTCCCCGCCGGGCTGCGCGAGGCCCAGCACGTGGCCGACGCCGTCGCGGACTCCTCTGCCGTCCTGGACCTGCCGGCCGTCGTACGGCTCAAGGACGTGCATCTGCGCGGCCTGGTCCGGCTCCTGCGGGACGACCCGTACGTGCAGTCCTTCGCGGAGCGCGAACTGGACGGGCTGCTGTGCGCGGCGGGGCAGGACCTGCTCGCCGTGCTGCGCACCTATCTCGCCACCGGCCGCAACAAGTCCCGCACCGCCCAGCTCCACCACGTCTCGCGGCCGGCGCTGTACCGCCGGCTGGAGGCGATACAGGCCCGGCTCGGTGTGGATCTCGACGACTTCGAGCAGGCCGCCTCGGTACACATCGCGCTCCTCGCGCACGACGCGCAGCGAGGCTGAACCGGCCGCCGCGAAACGGCGGGGAAACAGAAGACGACCTGGGAGAACGGTGGTGAAACATGGGCCCAGGACAGGGTGACACGGTGGCACGCCACAGGCCCGCAGGCGTGACACCGTGCACCTCAAACCGGCTCCGCGGACTTCCTAGGCTCCTCGCACACCGAGCGACCGGAGGTCCCGATGAGCCGAGTGATTCGCGCCGCCCTCTTCCAGACCGCCTGGACCGGCGACAAGGAGTCGATGATCCAGGTGCACGAACAGGCGGCCCGCGACGCCGCCGCCCAGGGCGCTCACGTCCTGTGCTTCCAGGAGCTGTTCTACGGGCCCTACTTCTGCCAGGTGCAGGACAAGGCGTTCTACGAGTACGCCGAGCAGGTCCCGGGCGGCCCGATCGTCCAGCGGTTCCAGGCGCTCGCCGAGGAACTGGGTCTCGTCCTGATCCTGCCGATGTACGAGGAGGAGCAGCCCGGCGTCCTCTACAACACGGCCGCCGTGATCGACGCGGACGGCTCGTACCTCGGCAAGTACCGCAAGCACCACATCCCGCAGGTGCCCGGCTTCTGGGAGAAGTTCTACTTCCGCCCGGGCAACCTGGGCTGGCCGGTCTTCGAGACGGCCGTCGGGAGGATCGGCGTCTACATCTGCTACGACCGCCACTTCCCCGAGGGCTGGCGGGCGCTGGGCCTGGCGGGCGCCGAGATCGTCTTCAACCCGTCGGCGACCTCGCGCGGCCTGTCCGGCTACCTGTGGCAGCTGGAGCAGCCGGCGGCCGCCGTCGCCAACGAGTACTTCGTGGGCGCGATCAACCGGGTGGGCGTCGAGGAGCTGGGCGACAACGACTTCTACGGGACGTCGTACTTCGTCGACCCGGAGGCCCAGTTCGTGGGCGAGGTGGCCGGCGACAAGGAGACCGAACTGGTCGTCCGCGACCTGGACCTGGCCAAGCTGCGGGAGGTCCGCGACCGCTGGCAGTTCTACCGGGACCGCCGCCCCGAGGCGTACGCCCCGCTGACGGCTCCCTGACGGACCGGGGACCGGGACCGCCCCTGGACGGGGCGCGGCGGACCGCGCGACCAGCCACCAACGACCCGCACCTCTCGACCACGACCCAGCGGAGCGTCAACGCATGAGCAGCCGTACCGTCATCCGTGGTGGCCTCGTCATCACCGCGTCCGACGAGATCCACGCCGACGTCCTGATCGAGGACGGCCGCATCGCCGCCCTCGCCACGTCCGGCACCCCGGCCGCCGAGGCCTGGACGGCCGGGCGGACCATCGACGCCACCGGGAAGTACGTCATCCCGGGCGGCGTCGACGCCCACACCCACATGGAGCTGCCGTTCGGCGGCACCTTCGCCTCCGACACCTTCGAGACCGGCACCCGGGCCGCCGCCTGGGGCGGGACGACGACCATCGTCGACTTCGCCGTGCAGAGCGTGGGTCATTCGCTGCGCGAGGGGCTGGACGCCTGGCACGCCAAGGCCGAGGGCAACTGCGCCGTCGACTACGGCTTCCACATGATCGTCTCCGACGTGAACCAGGACACGCTCAAGGAGATGGACCTGCTGGTGGAGGAGGGCGTGACCTCCTTCAAGCAGTTCATGGCCTACCCCGGCGTCTTCTACAGCGACGACGGCCAGATCCTGCGCGCCATGCAGCGCTCCGCCGAGAACGGCGGGCTGATCATGATGCACGCCGAGAACGGCATCGCGATCGACGTGCTGGTGGAGCAGGCGCTGGCCCGCGGGGAGACCGACCCCCGCTACCACGGCGAGGTCCGCAAAGCGCTCCTGGAGGCCGAGGCCACCCACCGGGCCATCAAGCTCGCGCAGGTCGCGGGCGCCCCGCTGTACGTCGTGCACGTCTCGGCGATGGAGGCGGTCGCCGAGCTGGCCAGGGCGCGCGACGAGGGGCTGAACGTCTTCGGCGAGACCTGCCCGCAGTACCTGTTCCTGTCCACGGACAACCTCGCCGAGCCCGACTTCGAGGGCTCGAAGTACGTGTGCTCGACGCCGCTGAGGCCCAAGGAGCACCAGGCCCACCTGTGGAAGGGCCTGCGCACCAACGACCTCCAGGTCGTCTCCACCGACCACTGCCCCTTCTGCTTCGTGGGCCAGAAGGAACTCGGCCGGGGCGACTTCTCCAAGATCCCCAACGGGCTGCCGGGCGTCGAGAACCGTATGGACCTGCTGCACCAGGCCGTCGTCGACGGGCACATCTCGCGCCGCCGCTGGATCGAGATCGCCTGCGCGACCCCGGCCCGGATGTTCGGCATGTACCCGAAGAAGGGCACCATCGCGCCGGGCGCGGACGCCGACGTGGTGATCTACGACCCGCACGCCGAGCAGGTCATGTCCGCCGACACGCACCACATGAACGTCGACTACTCGGCGTACGAGGGCAAGCGGGTCACCGGCCGCGTCGAGACGGTCCTGTCGCGCGGCGAACTCGTCATCACCGAGCGGGAGTACACCGGGCACGCCGGACACGGCACGTACACCCCCCGCTCCACCTGTCAGTACCTCACCTAGGAGTGGCGCCCATGGACTTCGGACTCGTCCTGCAGACCGACCCGCCGGCCTCGAAGGTCATCAGCCTGATGAAGCGGGCCGAGCGCAACGGCTTCACGTACGGCTGGACCTTCGACTCCGCCGTGCTGTGGCAGGAGCCGTTCGTGATCTACAGCCAGATCCTGTCGAACACGACCAAGCTGAAGGTCGGCCCGATGGTGACCAACCCGGGCACCCGTACCTGGGAGGTGACCGCCTCCACCTTCGCCACCCTCAACGACATGTTCGGCAACCGCACGGTGTGCGGCATCGGCCGCGGTGACTCCGCGATGCGGGTCGCCGGCCGCAAGCCCAACACCCTGGCGCGCATCAGCGAGGCGATGAAGGTCATCCGGGCGCTGGGCCGCGGCGACGAGGCCGACCTCGGCGGCACCGTGATCAGGTTCCCGTGGATCAAGCCGGACGCCGAACTGCCCGTCTGGATGGCCGCGTACGGCCCCAAGGCGCTGAAGATGACCGGCGAGGAGGCCGACGGGTTCATCCTCCAGCTCGCCGACCTCTACCTGACCGAGTACATGGTCAAGGCGGTGAAGGACGCGGCCGTCGCCGCCGGACGCGACCCGTCCGAGGTGAAGATCTGCGTCGCCGCCCCCGCCTACGTCACCGAGGACGACTCGCCCGAGGCGCTCGCCCACGCGCGCGAGCAGTGCCGCTGGTTCGGCGGGATGGTCGGCAACCACGTCGCCGACCTGGTCTCCAAGTACGGCGAGCACTCCGCCGCCGTCCCCGACGACCTCACCGACTACATCAAGGCCCGCGAGGGCTACGACTACTCCCACCACGGGCGCGCCGACAACCCGGACACCCAGTTCGTGCCCGATGAGATCGTCGACCGGTTCTGCGTCATCGGCCCGGTCGAGAAGCACATCGAGAAGCTGAACGCGCTGCGTGAGCTGGGCGTCGACCAGTTCGCCGTCTACGACATGCACGACGCGCAGGAGGCCACGATCGACGCGTACGGGTCGCGGGTGATCCCGGCCGTCAACGGCTGACCCACGGCACCACCCGCGCACCCGCCCCACCCCTCCCCCCACTCCTGTTCGCTCCTCCCCGCTCCCCCGGGGAGGAGACCGGAGCCCGCACGGCCTTTCCGGATCCGCCCTTCGTTTGATTGGCCTGCCCATGACCGACACCGCTCCCACGGCCATACCGCCGTCCGCCCAAGTCACCCTCGCCGACGGCCGGGTGGAGCTCGCCCCGGGCAGCCCCGCCCCGAGCGGCGCCTACGCCAACGAGGACCTGCTTCCGGTTCCGGTGGAGAAGCGCACCTGGAGCACGTACAACTTCTCCGCCCTGTGGGTCGGCATGGCCCACAACACGGCCTCCTGGACCCTGGCCTCCGGTCTGATCGCCGTCGGCATGGACTGGAAGCAGGCGGTGTTCACCATCGCCCTGGCCAATGTGATCGTGCTGGTCCCGATGCTGCTCACCGGGCACGCGGGACCGAAGTACGGCATTCCCTTCCCGGTCTTCGCCCGTGCCTCGTTCGGTATCCGAGGCGCCAACCTGCCCGCTGTCGTACGGGCGTTGGTGGCCTGCGGCTGGTTCGGCATCCAGACCTGGATCGGCGGCGAGGCGATCTACTTCCTCGCCGGGAAGCTGATCGGCAACGGCTGGAGCGACGTCGGCAGCATCGGCGGCCACCCCTGGACCATGTGGCTGTCGTTCGCGATCTTCTGGGCGATCCAGGTAGTGATCATCTACCGGGGTATGGAGACGATCCGCCGCTTCGAGAACTGGGCGGCGCCCTTCGTCCTGGTCGGCGCCTTCGTGATGCTGATCTGGATGAGCAACAAGGCGGGCGGCTTCGGCCCGCTGCTCGACCAGCCCTCCAAGCTCGGCTGGGGCGCCGACTTCTGGAAGCTGTTCTGGCCGTCCCTCATGGGCATGATCGGCTTCTGGTCCACCCTGTCCCTGAACATCCCGGACTTCACCCGCTACGGCAGGAGCCAGAAGTCGCAGATGTGGGGCCAGGCCCTTGGTCTTCCTACGACCATGACGCTCTTCGCGCTGCTGTCGGTGATGGTCACCTCCGGTTCACAGGCCGTGTACGGCGAGACGATCTGGAACCCGGTGGAGCTCGCCGCCAAGACGGACAACGTCGTGGGCCTGCTGTTCGCGCTGGTCACCGTGCTGGTGGCGACCCTGTCCGTGAACGTCGCGGCCAACCTGGTCTCGCCGGCCTTCGACTTCTCCAACATCGCGCCCCGGAAGATCAGCTTCCGGACCGGCGCGCTCGTCACCTGCGTGCTGGGCGTGCTGATCTTCCCCTGGAAGCTGTACTCCGACCCGGAGGGTTACATCTTCACCTGGCTCGGCCTGGTCGGGGGTCTGCTCGGCACGGTCGCCGGCATCCTCATCGCCGACTACTGGATCCTGCGCCGCGGCAAGCTCGACCTGACCGACCTGTACCGCGCGGGCGGCCGCTACTGGTACGAGGGCGGCTGGAACTGGCGGGCCGTGGCCGCGTTCGTGGTCGGCGGTGTCCTCGCCGTCGGCGGCGCCAGCTTCGAGCCGCTGATCGACGGGCGGCCCGTTCCGGCGCTGGAGCCGCTCGCCGACTACGGCTGGGCGGTGGGCCTGGGCACCTCGATGGTGCTGTACGTGGTGCTGATGCTGGTGCGCGGACGGGACCGCCTGGAGACCTGAGCCGCCGGCTGCCGCTGGAGGACGGTCAGCCCCGCCGGCCGTTCTCCAGCGCGGCGACCGCCTCCTTGGCGGCCTTGATGGCGCCCTTGTTGATCTCGTCCGTGCCGGGCGCCTTCCTGGACTCGAAGTCGCTGCCGTTGTACGTGATGGTCACCAGCGCGTTGGACGCGCGGACCAGCACCACGCCCTCGCGGGTCTCCTGCTTGTCGGCGGTGGTGAGGTTCACCACCGAATACCCCGCGTCGCCGACACCCGGTACGTCTCCGCCGCCGCTCCGCTGCTCGACCGTCTCCCGGTAGGACGTCTGTGCCGCCTCGTCCGAGTCCATGACCTCGTAGGAGACGTCCAGCCAGCGGTAGTCGTACCCCTTGAGGGCGTTCCAGGAGCAGGTGCGGCGCAGCGTCGAGTCCGTCGACGGGATCTCCTTGCCGGCCGGCTTGGCGCCCGGCACCAGTGACGTGATCGTCTTCTTGGACACGCCGGAGCACGGCGCGGGCGCGGCGGCGTACGTCTTGGACGCGGCCGACGTCGCCGGGGCGGAGGCGGACCGGTTCCCGGTCGTCTGCTCCGCCTTGGGCGCGGCGGCCGGCTCCGCGGCGAACGGTCCGGAGGCCAGCGCCCAGCCCGCCGCGGCGAGCACGACGACGGGGGACAGACGCGCGGTCAGAGCGAGCGGCAGAGGAAGAGGAGAACGCACGGCGCACTTTCCGTGGGGAGGTGCGGAGCGGGTCCGCACCGCGGACGGGACGCCAGTGTCACACGACTGCCTGTGGGGTGGAAGCGCCAACTCGCTCCGTGGCGGTGCGGTGACCGCACCCCCCCGGCCGATGCGCCGTACGTCCCGCTATGTCCGCGTGATGGGGCGGTGCAGCGCCGACTCGATGCGGTCCACGGCCGCGAACGCCCCGTAGGCCACGAGGCGCACCAGACAGTGGTCGGTGTGTTCCGGCCGCCGCCAGGCCGCCACGTCCTCGTCGGTGATCCGGTACGGCGCGAGGGCGGTCAGCAGCGCGAGACGGGCGCCGGGACGCTCCCGCCGGTCCGGGAACCCGCCCAGGGCGAGCGGCGGATGCGCCCCGTCCCAGCCCCACAGGGTCTCCTCCACGAGGGCCTGGTCGTCGGCGTCGAGCAGACCGGAGCCCGCCATGGCCGCCCTGAGCAGCGCCGCGTACGCGGGGCCGACGGCCGTGTCGCCCGCCCAGGCCGGTGCCTCGCCGGGGTCGGGCCGGTCGAGCAGCGCGAGGCCCTCACCGGGCAGGGCGGAGCGGCGTACGGTCCGGGCGAGCGTGCGGCCGGCGACACTGCGGACCGCCCTGAACCGCTGGGCGTTGAACGGCAGCATCTGTTCGGTGAGCAGCGCGGACACGATCCGGTTGATGAAGTGGAAGGCGAGCGCGGTGCCCAGGTAGCCGGGGGCGTGCTCGCGCGGGAACGGGTACGGCTCCAGGGCGCCGCCGGGCACGCGCGTGTGCTCTCCCCAGTCGAGCACACGCGCGTGGTCCTCGTTCTCCGGCCGCTCCCCGCGGGCCAGGCGTTCGGCGAGGGCGTGGTCGCCGGTGGCGTGCAGCAGGACGGTGTGCGCGTCGACGCAGAACGGGCACTGGTTGGCGCGTGACACCCCGTACGCGGCCAACTCCTTGCCGGTGCGGCTGCCGGGTCCGGCGATGAGCGACTCGCGCATCAACGCCCAGGCCGGGGCGAGGAGTTCGGGGGCCGAGGAAAGGACCACGAAGGTGACCGGTTCGGCGATGCCGAAGTCGCGGGCGATCTGCTCGTACACCGCGGCGACGCGACCGGTGGCCGCCTTGGGCGGCAGGGGTTCGGTGTGGCGGAAGGGTGTGGGCATGGCAGCAGCGTGCCCCTCGCGGGGGCCGGCGGTCGTCGTACGGCCGAAGGCACCGGGGGCTGCGCCTGCGGGCCGGGCCGGGGGTGCGCACTACTTCGCCGGGAGTAGTCGCGGAGTTGTCCACAGGTCTGACGCCGGTGTCGGCGCGGAGAGCTACGGTGCGTGCATGAGCGGACATGTGGTCGACTCCGGCCCGCCGGACCGTGCGGGCGCGCTCGGCGGTGACACGGAAGGCCGCCGCGCCGGTCGCCGTCCCGGCCGCGGGTGGCTCGCCGACACGGCCCTCGCGGTCGTCGTCGGCGCCCTCGTCGTGACCGCCGCCGCGTTCGACGGTGACACCACGGCCGTCGACCACGCGCTGATCCTGCTCGGGTCGGCCGCCCTGGCGTTCTACCGCACGGCCCCGCTGCCGGTCCTGGCCGCGGCCACGGCCAC carries:
- a CDS encoding NCS1 family nucleobase:cation symporter-1, giving the protein MTDTAPTAIPPSAQVTLADGRVELAPGSPAPSGAYANEDLLPVPVEKRTWSTYNFSALWVGMAHNTASWTLASGLIAVGMDWKQAVFTIALANVIVLVPMLLTGHAGPKYGIPFPVFARASFGIRGANLPAVVRALVACGWFGIQTWIGGEAIYFLAGKLIGNGWSDVGSIGGHPWTMWLSFAIFWAIQVVIIYRGMETIRRFENWAAPFVLVGAFVMLIWMSNKAGGFGPLLDQPSKLGWGADFWKLFWPSLMGMIGFWSTLSLNIPDFTRYGRSQKSQMWGQALGLPTTMTLFALLSVMVTSGSQAVYGETIWNPVELAAKTDNVVGLLFALVTVLVATLSVNVAANLVSPAFDFSNIAPRKISFRTGALVTCVLGVLIFPWKLYSDPEGYIFTWLGLVGGLLGTVAGILIADYWILRRGKLDLTDLYRAGGRYWYEGGWNWRAVAAFVVGGVLAVGGASFEPLIDGRPVPALEPLADYGWAVGLGTSMVLYVVLMLVRGRDRLET
- a CDS encoding carboxymuconolactone decarboxylase family protein, yielding MPTPFRHTEPLPPKAATGRVAAVYEQIARDFGIAEPVTFVVLSSAPELLAPAWALMRESLIAGPGSRTGKELAAYGVSRANQCPFCVDAHTVLLHATGDHALAERLARGERPENEDHARVLDWGEHTRVPGGALEPYPFPREHAPGYLGTALAFHFINRIVSALLTEQMLPFNAQRFRAVRSVAGRTLARTVRRSALPGEGLALLDRPDPGEAPAWAGDTAVGPAYAALLRAAMAGSGLLDADDQALVEETLWGWDGAHPPLALGGFPDRRERPGARLALLTALAPYRITDEDVAAWRRPEHTDHCLVRLVAYGAFAAVDRIESALHRPITRT